One Faecalicatena sp. Marseille-Q4148 DNA window includes the following coding sequences:
- a CDS encoding ABC transporter ATP-binding protein, with translation MSIHIEDLTVRFKNGVTAINHANLNIPNGIFGLLGENGAGKTTLMRVLTTVLKPTSGTVTLDGILYSEGNYEKIQRKIGYLPQEIELYPNLTVQECLEYMGDLAGVPKAECKKRIEYYLKKTSLAEHRKKKMKQLSGGMKRRVGLVQALLNEPEFLIVDEPTTGLDPEERIRIRNLLVDFSENRTVLFSTHVVEDLAATCNQLAIMHKGSFLYAGSMKNLTEEVQGKIWICKVPDERKAREVEQKYRITSKQYVEGGLQLRVISEIQPELECVLVPATLEDAYIYVTNQYE, from the coding sequence ATGAGTATTCATATTGAGGATTTAACAGTAAGATTTAAAAATGGTGTGACAGCAATCAATCATGCGAATTTAAATATACCGAATGGAATTTTCGGATTATTGGGAGAAAATGGAGCAGGAAAGACAACTTTGATGAGGGTTTTAACTACTGTACTTAAGCCTACAAGTGGAACGGTCACATTGGACGGGATTTTATATAGTGAAGGAAACTATGAAAAAATTCAGAGAAAAATAGGGTATCTGCCACAGGAAATTGAACTTTATCCTAATTTGACTGTTCAGGAGTGTTTAGAGTATATGGGTGATTTGGCAGGTGTTCCAAAAGCAGAGTGCAAGAAACGAATAGAATATTATTTGAAAAAGACCAGTCTTGCAGAACACCGGAAAAAGAAAATGAAACAGTTGTCAGGCGGCATGAAACGACGGGTAGGATTGGTGCAGGCGCTTTTAAATGAACCGGAATTTTTAATTGTGGATGAGCCGACTACCGGTTTAGATCCAGAGGAACGTATTCGCATCCGCAACTTGTTAGTAGATTTTTCTGAAAACAGAACGGTTTTGTTTTCAACTCATGTGGTGGAAGATTTGGCTGCTACCTGTAACCAACTTGCGATTATGCACAAAGGTAGTTTCTTATATGCGGGTTCTATGAAGAATTTGACAGAAGAAGTACAGGGAAAGATATGGATTTGTAAAGTACCTGATGAGAGAAAAGCAAGAGAAGTGGAACAGAAGTATCGTATTACATCAAAACAGTACGTTGAGGGGGGATTGCAGTTAAGAGTGATTTCTGAAATACAGCCAGAATTAGAGTGCGTGTTAGTTCCTGCAACGTTGGAAGATGCTTATATTTATGTGACGAATCAATACGAGTAG
- a CDS encoding response regulator transcription factor: MNYKILMVDDDIELLKMLNQYFTLKNYTVLIAENGIEAMEKISANPDIILLDVNMPGMDGIEVCRRIRDMVSCPIIFLTAKVEEQDRVMGLLSGGDDYVTKPFSLKELDARIIAHLKREERIHRKTEQRFYGDLIIDYARKLVQIKGEELEFTKLEYQIIEFLSMNPEMVFDKERIYEKISGYDTEGDSRVVTELIRRIRNKIKRYTEHEYIETIWGMGYKWRK, encoded by the coding sequence ATGAACTATAAAATTTTAATGGTTGATGATGATATAGAATTGCTAAAAATGTTGAATCAATACTTTACATTGAAGAATTATACAGTGCTTATTGCAGAAAATGGCATAGAAGCAATGGAAAAGATAAGTGCAAATCCTGATATTATTTTATTGGATGTAAATATGCCGGGCATGGATGGAATTGAAGTGTGCAGAAGAATCAGAGATATGGTTTCCTGTCCGATTATTTTTTTGACTGCAAAAGTAGAAGAACAGGATCGAGTAATGGGATTGTTGTCCGGTGGTGATGATTATGTAACGAAACCATTTAGTTTGAAAGAGTTAGATGCCAGAATAATTGCTCACCTAAAACGAGAGGAACGTATACATAGGAAAACAGAACAACGATTTTATGGAGATTTGATAATTGATTATGCTAGAAAACTTGTGCAGATAAAAGGAGAAGAGTTAGAGTTTACAAAATTAGAGTATCAGATTATAGAATTTTTGTCCATGAATCCGGAAATGGTTTTTGATAAAGAACGTATTTATGAAAAGATTAGTGGATATGACACAGAAGGAGATAGTCGAGTAGTGACTGAACTAATCCGCAGAATTCGTAATAAAATAAAACGATATACAGAACATGAATATATCGAAACGATATGGGGGATGGGATATAAATGGAGAAAATAA
- a CDS encoding recombinase family protein translates to MQVYKAIKYIRLSYTDDKSVESDSVANQRRLIDDFIARHPEIEVVAEKIDDGYSGVLFDRPAFQEMMRMIEQGEANCVIVKDLSRLGREYIETGRYMRRVFPAYGVRFIAINDNVDTENDAADDLTVSVKNIMNEAYCRDISVKTRSALDVKRRSGDFVGAFTIYGYVKTGDKHKSLEVDEYAAGVVRDIFRKRLEGFSASHIADELNRMGILSPLAYKRNHGMPHAKGGYTDRKDCKWSATTIIRILKDETYTGTLVQGKQTTPHFKLKEREDKPSSEWIRVEGTHEAIIQKHDFDLIQRLRRIDTRTSPKSDKVYLFSGILICGCCGCRMTRKTNRYKDKEYHYYYCPTGKKNGCASSVMLKEDDLIECVQDSLKGHIENVASLDSLLSSISQERINRELAQEYAGQIRANEKQLAQIEGFKTKLYENLVSGILTKEEYLSYKRKYNADIELLQKAVAEWEERLTDVLENRSERNRWINHFMQFSTMEEIDRRAVMQLIRSIRVISKDELHIEFNYQDEYKKAVALAEQIVEQAAERKVG, encoded by the coding sequence ATGCAGGTTTATAAAGCTATTAAGTATATCCGTCTTTCCTATACGGATGACAAGTCGGTGGAAAGTGACAGCGTTGCCAATCAGCGGCGGCTCATTGATGATTTCATTGCCCGGCACCCGGAGATTGAGGTTGTGGCAGAAAAGATTGACGACGGTTACAGCGGTGTCCTCTTTGACCGTCCAGCATTTCAGGAAATGATGCGGATGATCGAACAGGGCGAGGCTAACTGTGTCATTGTAAAAGACCTTTCCCGCCTGGGGCGTGAGTACATAGAGACGGGCCGTTATATGCGTCGGGTATTTCCGGCCTACGGCGTCCGTTTTATCGCCATCAATGACAATGTAGACACGGAAAATGACGCTGCAGATGATCTCACCGTATCGGTAAAAAACATTATGAACGAGGCATACTGCCGGGATATTTCCGTAAAGACCCGGAGTGCCCTGGATGTGAAACGACGCAGCGGTGATTTTGTTGGAGCTTTTACTATTTACGGTTATGTAAAAACTGGCGACAAGCATAAGAGTTTGGAAGTTGACGAGTATGCAGCGGGTGTGGTACGGGATATTTTCAGAAAGCGTCTGGAAGGATTCAGTGCTTCCCATATTGCTGATGAACTGAACCGCATGGGTATTCTCTCTCCGCTGGCTTATAAGAGGAATCACGGGATGCCCCATGCCAAAGGCGGCTATACGGACCGTAAGGATTGTAAATGGTCTGCCACTACCATCATCCGCATTTTGAAGGACGAAACCTATACCGGGACACTGGTGCAGGGAAAACAGACAACGCCCCACTTCAAATTGAAGGAGCGTGAGGATAAGCCTTCATCCGAGTGGATTCGTGTAGAGGGCACCCATGAGGCGATTATCCAGAAACACGATTTTGACCTGATTCAGCGACTTCGCCGGATTGACACCCGGACCTCTCCTAAATCGGATAAGGTATATCTGTTCTCCGGTATTTTGATCTGTGGATGCTGCGGCTGCCGCATGACCCGTAAGACAAACCGCTACAAAGACAAGGAATACCACTACTACTATTGCCCTACGGGCAAAAAGAATGGCTGCGCTTCCTCTGTGATGCTGAAAGAGGACGACTTGATCGAGTGTGTGCAGGACAGCTTAAAGGGCCATATTGAAAATGTGGCTTCTCTGGATTCGCTGTTGTCCAGTATCAGTCAGGAACGGATCAACCGGGAACTGGCCCAGGAATACGCCGGACAGATCAGAGCCAATGAAAAACAGTTGGCACAGATTGAGGGTTTCAAGACGAAGCTCTATGAAAATCTGGTGAGCGGGATTCTTACCAAAGAAGAATATCTATCCTACAAGCGGAAATACAATGCGGACATTGAATTGCTGCAAAAGGCAGTTGCGGAATGGGAGGAACGGCTGACAGATGTATTGGAAAACCGCAGCGAGCGGAACCGCTGGATCAATCACTTCATGCAGTTTTCCACGATGGAGGAAATTGACCGCCGCGCAGTCATGCAGCTTATCCGCAGTATTCGCGTGATTAGCAAGGACGAGCTGCATATTGAATTTAATTATCAGGACGAATACAAAAAAGCGGTTGCCCTGGCAGAGCAGATCGTAGAACAGGCCGCGGAAAGGAAGGTGGGTTAA
- a CDS encoding helix-turn-helix transcriptional regulator, which produces MTVGEKIRKFRIDQGYTQKELAIMSGLSESAIRNYELGNRFPSSEQLEKIANSLKISPYAMSDPNFDTYVSVMHALFALEDQYGLHAYRDESGVPQLMFKDKGHDSLNMLDHIGTWADMYQKFRNEEITEKEYLDWKSQFPAK; this is translated from the coding sequence ATGACAGTAGGTGAGAAAATAAGAAAATTCCGGATCGATCAAGGATATACACAGAAAGAATTGGCAATCATGTCCGGGTTGAGCGAATCGGCAATTAGAAATTATGAACTTGGGAATCGTTTTCCATCATCAGAACAATTAGAAAAAATAGCAAACTCATTAAAGATCAGTCCATACGCCATGTCTGATCCAAACTTTGATACTTATGTTAGTGTCATGCACGCATTATTTGCTTTAGAGGATCAATATGGTCTGCACGCCTACCGAGATGAGTCCGGCGTACCACAACTCATGTTTAAAGACAAAGGACATGATTCTTTAAATATGCTGGATCATATTGGAACATGGGCTGATATGTACCAGAAATTCAGAAATGAAGAGATTACAGAAAAAGAATATTTAGACTGGAAGAGTCAATTCCCAGCTAAATAA
- a CDS encoding HAMP domain-containing histidine kinase, with the protein MEKIKNLSLRKTIVLYMIVSLIVSFYLSALIMRTAATIQDDIWWKYVDQEKYFEMAEGEGRKYLTDVPRPNSYEMKKVDYHISEVCDFLQTFTVLIVSVAGNIIAVFLFYKHKLKNPIEELELASQQVGRNNLDFHITYENKDEMGRLCKEFERMKEQLAENNHQLWKIIEEEKALRAAIAHDIRSPLSVLAGYQEMLSEYLPEEEIDMDQALGMVNESKKQIERMDTFVETMRKMSSLDTRELVVEEITSMQLEIDIQAELNVFEKKFGKRCELECVETAEKFSGDKEVILEVIENLLSNAFRYAKTKVEMEVLLTCSELQIRVKDDGVGFTVDKQKATELFYQQNVKDSLKHSGMGMYISRLYCEKHGGQLLIENEKQSGAVITAVFHRIA; encoded by the coding sequence ATGGAGAAAATAAAAAATCTTTCGTTAAGAAAAACCATTGTCTTATATATGATAGTTAGTTTGATAGTTAGTTTTTATCTTTCAGCATTGATTATGCGAACAGCAGCCACTATACAAGATGACATTTGGTGGAAATACGTAGATCAAGAAAAGTATTTTGAAATGGCAGAAGGTGAGGGTAGAAAGTATTTGACAGATGTTCCGAGACCGAATTCTTACGAGATGAAGAAAGTTGATTATCATATATCAGAGGTATGCGATTTCCTTCAGACATTTACAGTACTTATTGTGTCTGTGGCAGGCAATATCATAGCAGTGTTTCTTTTTTATAAACATAAATTAAAAAATCCCATTGAAGAATTAGAACTGGCATCACAACAAGTTGGTCGAAACAATTTGGATTTTCATATTACCTATGAAAATAAAGATGAAATGGGAAGATTGTGCAAAGAATTTGAACGGATGAAGGAGCAGCTTGCAGAAAATAACCATCAATTATGGAAAATAATTGAGGAAGAAAAGGCTTTGCGAGCAGCGATTGCACATGATATCCGTTCACCGCTATCTGTACTGGCGGGGTATCAGGAAATGCTTTCAGAATATCTTCCTGAAGAAGAGATAGATATGGATCAAGCCTTAGGTATGGTAAATGAGAGTAAAAAACAGATTGAACGCATGGATACATTCGTAGAAACAATGAGGAAGATGAGCAGTTTAGATACAAGGGAGTTAGTGGTAGAAGAAATTACAAGTATGCAGTTAGAAATAGATATACAGGCAGAGTTGAATGTGTTTGAGAAAAAATTTGGAAAGAGATGCGAATTAGAATGTGTGGAAACAGCAGAAAAATTTTCGGGAGATAAGGAAGTGATTTTAGAAGTTATAGAAAACCTTTTGTCAAATGCCTTTCGTTATGCTAAAACAAAAGTGGAAATGGAAGTTCTCCTTACTTGTTCTGAATTACAAATCAGAGTAAAGGATGATGGAGTGGGTTTTACAGTAGACAAGCAAAAGGCAACAGAGCTTTTTTATCAGCAAAATGTGAAAGACAGTTTGAAACATTCAGGAATGGGCATGTATATCAGTAGATTGTATTGTGAAAAGCATGGCGGACAGTTACTAATAGAAAATGAAAAACAGAGTGGCGCTGTAATAACAGCAGTATTTCATCGGATTGCATAA
- a CDS encoding recombinase family protein has translation MRKYVIALYIRLSVEDIKTESLSIPNQRLILREKAMSLPEWDNGEVLEFVDNGHTGTNFERPAVQELLTMVQAGSIDCIIVKDLSRFGRNSIETGYFIERVFPLYHTRFISVSDDFDTVNFKGDTGGIDVAFKYLISECYSRDMSMKTKSAKYAKMRRGEYQSVICPYGYRKSADGRMEPDENVAGNVRLIFEWAAEGNTAAEITRKLYALHIPTPGEYRRDNGKDHYNVSRTHGVWSSSTVLRMLEDQRYIGTYIIGKRKVQEIGSRCMKLKDESEWFKIPDHHSAIVSKELFEQANTSIKRFSLPNKKRRDYLLRGKVFCGCCDHAMSLRNGAWFYCRHSEVSESFPCHGVRVKMADLEQVVFETIRAQMCPALGIDGSKDKLDLQTVQQAEHEDKLRAIQDSKRQLYERYALGEIDLETYRSQKAVYDAELVQAKNVHAAITAQTKQIQSDYEARLKQREIVQEVGSTDVLTQSLIDRLINRVYVFPGDRIEIEYVTQDFLGTEKSGKEA, from the coding sequence ATGCGCAAATATGTAATTGCCCTTTATATTCGGTTATCCGTGGAGGATATTAAGACAGAAAGTTTGAGTATTCCGAACCAGCGCCTTATCCTGCGGGAAAAAGCCATGTCGCTGCCGGAATGGGATAATGGCGAGGTTTTGGAGTTTGTCGATAATGGCCATACGGGTACGAATTTTGAACGTCCCGCAGTGCAGGAGCTTTTGACGATGGTGCAGGCAGGAAGTATCGACTGTATCATTGTCAAAGACCTATCCCGGTTTGGACGCAACAGCATTGAGACCGGTTATTTCATCGAGCGGGTGTTTCCGCTCTATCACACCCGGTTTATCTCTGTCAGCGACGATTTTGACACCGTCAATTTCAAAGGAGATACCGGAGGGATTGATGTTGCCTTTAAGTATCTTATCAGCGAGTGCTACAGCCGTGATATGTCCATGAAAACAAAAAGCGCCAAATATGCGAAGATGCGCCGGGGCGAGTACCAGAGCGTTATCTGTCCTTACGGCTACCGCAAAAGCGCAGACGGGCGTATGGAGCCGGACGAAAATGTTGCGGGAAATGTCCGTCTGATATTTGAATGGGCGGCTGAAGGCAATACCGCAGCAGAGATCACCCGCAAGTTGTACGCCCTCCATATTCCCACGCCTGGAGAGTATCGGAGGGATAACGGAAAAGACCATTATAATGTGTCAAGGACACACGGCGTATGGAGCAGTTCAACAGTCCTGCGGATGCTGGAGGATCAGCGGTATATCGGCACCTACATAATCGGCAAACGCAAGGTGCAGGAAATCGGCAGCCGCTGCATGAAGCTCAAAGATGAAAGCGAGTGGTTCAAAATCCCCGACCATCATTCCGCGATTGTCAGCAAGGAATTGTTTGAGCAGGCCAATACTTCTATTAAGCGTTTTTCCCTCCCCAATAAAAAAAGGCGTGACTATCTGCTTCGGGGAAAGGTGTTTTGTGGATGCTGCGATCATGCTATGTCACTCAGAAATGGAGCATGGTTTTATTGCCGTCATTCCGAAGTGTCAGAAAGTTTTCCCTGTCATGGCGTGCGGGTAAAGATGGCTGATCTGGAGCAGGTAGTCTTTGAGACGATCCGGGCGCAGATGTGTCCGGCGTTGGGAATCGACGGCAGTAAAGATAAGCTGGATTTACAGACGGTCCAGCAGGCCGAGCATGAAGATAAGTTGCGGGCTATACAGGACAGCAAACGGCAGCTTTATGAACGGTATGCGCTTGGCGAGATCGATCTGGAAACCTACCGGTCACAGAAAGCAGTATATGACGCGGAACTGGTACAGGCCAAGAATGTCCATGCCGCTATCACAGCGCAGACCAAACAGATACAGAGTGATTATGAGGCGAGGCTGAAACAGCGGGAAATTGTTCAGGAAGTAGGCAGCACCGATGTCCTGACGCAATCGCTGATAGACCGGCTTATCAACAGGGTATATGTTTTTCCTGGGGATCGGATTGAGATAGAATATGTTACGCAGGACTTTTTAGGAACGGAGAAATCTGGAAAGGAAGCATGA
- a CDS encoding Abi family protein produces MLSIYQLMKYLRNKHHISVKSSQTQSLRNIGYYHGFKGYRFVREDRNRIKFSSLNEVIALNKYDMQLKTVLYPKVMFIENALKSYVIEALITDSKSENFDVIFNRSLVSYRNHGSGSRRYKEEYIKRMNLKGKINSALVRDYTKRSVVSHFFNNDRAIPIWAIFETLTLGEFGTLFDCASTNVKLYVSKIMKLPTNLDSDGFITKFFIFTIKDLRNAVAHNNVIFDTRFKTGKIDKRLVDLLEKEVGISNLNFNYMDAYVIMITYFLRKMGETKTSCKQFVAAYQQQTEYLRSELPISVCNQILGTQHRSNINTLQKFISKS; encoded by the coding sequence ATGCTATCAATTTACCAATTGATGAAATATTTGAGGAATAAGCATCATATTAGCGTTAAAAGTTCGCAGACACAGTCTCTTCGAAATATAGGGTATTATCATGGGTTTAAAGGATATAGATTTGTAAGAGAGGATAGAAATCGTATTAAATTTTCGTCTCTTAATGAAGTTATAGCGTTGAATAAATATGATATGCAGTTGAAAACGGTTTTGTATCCTAAAGTCATGTTCATAGAAAATGCGTTGAAAAGCTATGTTATAGAGGCACTTATAACAGATAGTAAATCAGAAAATTTTGATGTTATTTTTAATCGTTCGTTGGTTTCATATCGAAATCATGGATCAGGGAGTAGGCGGTATAAAGAAGAATATATAAAGAGAATGAATCTTAAAGGGAAAATTAATAGCGCACTTGTACGTGACTATACAAAGCGAAGTGTTGTTTCACATTTTTTTAACAATGATAGAGCAATTCCTATTTGGGCAATATTTGAAACATTGACATTGGGTGAGTTTGGAACACTGTTTGATTGTGCTTCGACAAACGTTAAACTATATGTTTCCAAAATCATGAAATTGCCTACAAATCTAGATTCAGATGGTTTTATAACAAAGTTTTTTATTTTTACCATAAAAGATTTGAGAAATGCGGTTGCACATAATAATGTGATTTTTGATACGAGATTTAAGACAGGGAAAATAGATAAAAGATTAGTTGATTTACTTGAAAAAGAAGTGGGGATTTCCAATCTTAATTTTAATTATATGGATGCGTATGTAATTATGATTACATATTTTTTGAGGAAAATGGGAGAAACAAAAACTTCATGCAAACAGTTTGTTGCCGCATATCAACAACAAACTGAATATCTGAGAAGTGAATTGCCTATTAGTGTGTGCAATCAAATACTGGGAACTCAACATAGAAGTAATATAAATACTCTTCAAAAATTTATTAGTAAATCGTAG
- a CDS encoding DNA-binding protein — protein MASKLFISAKEVAKELEVSDSYAYRLIRQLNAELEQKGFVVVKGKISRKYFEERVYGMNEMK, from the coding sequence ATGGCTAGTAAATTATTTATATCAGCAAAAGAAGTAGCGAAAGAATTAGAAGTATCTGATTCCTATGCGTATCGTTTGATCCGTCAGTTAAATGCGGAATTGGAGCAAAAAGGTTTCGTTGTTGTCAAAGGAAAAATCAGCCGTAAATATTTTGAAGAACGAGTTTACGGTATGAACGAAATGAAATAG
- a CDS encoding recombinase family protein: MARKSRKETVITAEPVPSLYVHVALYIRLSVEDNKKRGCSVENQKLVLNDFLADKPDFVVYDTYIDNGMTGTNFHRPGFQQMLSDIEAGYINCVIVKDLSRLGRNSIDTGYYIEQYFYTHNVRFIAVTDQFDTADPGNLHGGIMLPLKNMINEAYSLDIGRKIKAQARQAMKDGDYIGARAPYGYRKDPENCHKLLIDEAAAPVVQQIFQWAYERVALNRIVRNLNEMGIPAPSHYKKTTGEITSPGLIGSGKWQTRTVMKILESEVYTGDLVQGKTKIVDHQQVQAGDDNLIVARHTHEPIISHAVFEAVQDYRKQVCEQSKAVPKKPYTPNIFKGKVFCADCGRSLHRQRAERKKGPDIYWFHCLTNSRVEKDSCKGVMIQETELIATVTSVLEKELTVALGMSLPLFQLEARQKQEKDKLRGQMSSKRQEIEKKRRLIRGLYENFVQGVLTSEEYFELKADYEESINTLSGEITELERDMDALDEQFVRYRTMEKDAKSLAKDHLLTAELIDRLIERIEIDHKRDIHVTFRFKSEFQGKEVESCANM, encoded by the coding sequence ATGGCAAGAAAGAGCAGAAAAGAAACAGTAATCACGGCTGAGCCAGTACCATCTTTATATGTTCATGTAGCACTGTATATCCGGCTTTCCGTGGAGGATAACAAGAAACGGGGATGTTCGGTGGAAAACCAAAAGCTGGTCCTGAATGATTTTCTTGCTGATAAACCGGATTTTGTCGTCTATGATACCTATATCGACAACGGCATGACGGGCACGAATTTCCATCGTCCGGGCTTTCAACAGATGCTTTCGGATATTGAGGCAGGCTATATCAACTGTGTGATTGTTAAGGACCTATCCCGCCTGGGGCGTAATTCCATTGATACCGGCTATTATATCGAACAGTATTTCTACACGCACAATGTCCGTTTTATTGCGGTTACAGATCAGTTTGATACGGCAGACCCCGGCAATCTTCACGGAGGCATTATGCTTCCGCTGAAAAACATGATAAATGAAGCCTATTCGCTGGATATTGGCCGGAAGATCAAGGCCCAGGCAAGGCAGGCCATGAAAGACGGTGACTATATTGGCGCACGGGCTCCATACGGCTACCGGAAAGACCCGGAGAACTGTCATAAACTGCTGATTGACGAGGCCGCCGCTCCTGTTGTGCAGCAGATTTTCCAGTGGGCTTATGAGCGTGTAGCGTTAAACCGTATTGTGCGTAATCTGAATGAAATGGGGATTCCTGCCCCAAGCCATTATAAAAAGACTACCGGTGAAATTACCAGCCCTGGGCTGATCGGGAGCGGGAAATGGCAGACCCGTACTGTAATGAAGATACTGGAAAGTGAGGTTTATACCGGTGATCTGGTACAGGGCAAGACCAAAATTGTAGACCACCAGCAGGTACAGGCCGGAGACGATAATCTGATCGTTGCAAGGCATACCCATGAGCCTATTATCAGCCATGCGGTTTTTGAGGCGGTACAGGACTATCGGAAACAGGTCTGCGAGCAAAGCAAGGCTGTGCCAAAAAAACCATATACCCCCAATATCTTTAAGGGAAAGGTATTCTGTGCGGATTGCGGCAGGAGTCTCCACCGGCAGCGGGCGGAGCGCAAAAAAGGGCCGGATATTTACTGGTTTCATTGCCTTACCAACAGCCGGGTAGAAAAAGATAGCTGCAAGGGTGTGATGATACAGGAAACGGAGCTGATCGCTACGGTCACATCTGTTTTGGAGAAAGAGCTGACGGTTGCCCTGGGAATGTCTCTCCCCCTCTTTCAGTTGGAGGCAAGGCAAAAACAGGAAAAGGATAAACTCAGGGGCCAGATGTCATCCAAACGGCAGGAAATTGAAAAGAAACGCCGGTTGATCCGCGGCCTATATGAGAACTTTGTACAGGGTGTTTTGACAAGCGAGGAATACTTTGAACTGAAAGCGGATTATGAGGAATCCATCAATACACTGTCCGGTGAGATCACCGAGCTTGAAAGGGATATGGATGCTCTCGACGAACAGTTTGTACGCTACCGGACTATGGAAAAGGATGCAAAGTCACTGGCAAAGGATCACCTGCTTACGGCAGAACTGATTGACCGGCTGATTGAGCGGATCGAGATAGACCACAAACGGGATATTCATGTGACCTTCCGCTTTAAGAGTGAATTTCAGGGAAAGGAAGTGGAGTCATGCGCAAATATGTAA
- a CDS encoding sigma-70 family RNA polymerase sigma factor, giving the protein MKKINLRDYYPFYTTDTIVEVPDEVADLLHEYKLNEAAYILRTYRHKAYFSLDYDANVERDALVIVLTPADILERKEENARLYQALASLPEKQRNRIYAHYFLGMSKSDIAKAEGTHKSRITRSINAGLRSLEKFLKELS; this is encoded by the coding sequence ATGAAAAAGATCAATCTGCGGGATTATTACCCGTTTTATACAACTGATACCATTGTGGAAGTGCCGGACGAAGTGGCTGATTTGCTCCATGAGTATAAGCTGAATGAGGCGGCTTATATTTTGCGTACATACCGGCACAAAGCATATTTTTCGCTGGACTATGATGCCAATGTCGAGCGTGACGCTCTGGTAATTGTCCTGACACCTGCGGATATTTTGGAACGGAAAGAAGAAAATGCCAGGCTGTATCAGGCACTTGCCTCTTTGCCGGAGAAACAGCGGAATCGGATTTATGCGCACTATTTTCTTGGCATGAGCAAATCGGATATTGCAAAAGCGGAGGGCACCCATAAGAGCCGAATTACTCGCTCTATCAATGCCGGCCTGCGAAGTTTGGAAAAGTTTTTGAAAGAACTTTCCTGA
- a CDS encoding ABC transporter permease subunit produces the protein MIAIFKREIKNYLKRPLFWVGILLVIYGVFNTTSPYLTTHYLGQGEKIVNDYPDTVRLGDVYEGYIPANPEKHREIWSGQIKQALIDELEMSDLEAQSVMSKLVDMELEEAFVYLEEKYDWYSARYMYEDSAYYKGTPEEINTYLNEKMKNKAFSFYYSRKFADFAGLFMCFFATIMLAVLFLQDTKKHTYELLHTKPITAGKYVLGKVSAGFAICLIALTIINLLFWALCVIYTKDSGFEVRFWDFIVSTVLYILPNMLMIVSVYTLISLIFKNPLPGVPLLILYMVYSNMGGRNAEGVYGYWGRPFAIMVRFPDQLFDTTPPPMAFLNQSLLILASVVIILISIQIWKRRRM, from the coding sequence ATGATTGCTATTTTTAAAAGAGAGATTAAGAATTATCTAAAGCGACCGTTATTTTGGGTAGGTATTCTGCTTGTGATTTATGGTGTGTTTAATACGACAAGTCCATATTTAACCACACATTATTTAGGGCAAGGCGAGAAAATTGTCAATGATTATCCTGATACAGTTCGCTTAGGAGATGTTTATGAAGGATATATTCCTGCGAATCCTGAAAAACATCGAGAAATATGGAGTGGACAGATAAAACAAGCACTAATTGATGAACTAGAAATGTCTGATCTAGAGGCACAATCCGTAATGAGCAAACTTGTTGATATGGAGTTAGAAGAAGCATTCGTATATCTGGAGGAAAAATATGATTGGTATAGTGCAAGATATATGTACGAAGATAGTGCCTATTACAAAGGAACTCCAGAAGAAATCAACACATATCTGAACGAAAAAATGAAAAATAAGGCGTTTTCTTTTTATTACTCAAGAAAATTTGCTGATTTTGCAGGGTTGTTTATGTGTTTTTTTGCAACAATTATGTTAGCGGTTCTGTTTTTACAGGATACGAAAAAGCATACTTATGAATTGCTTCACACGAAACCGATCACTGCCGGAAAGTATGTATTGGGAAAAGTAAGCGCAGGATTTGCAATTTGTTTGATTGCTCTGACTATTATAAATCTATTATTTTGGGCATTGTGTGTTATTTATACAAAAGACAGTGGGTTTGAAGTGCGGTTCTGGGATTTTATAGTTTCTACTGTACTTTATATACTTCCCAATATGCTGATGATTGTAAGTGTATATACATTGATTTCACTCATATTTAAAAATCCACTTCCGGGAGTGCCGCTTCTGATTCTTTACATGGTATATTCCAATATGGGCGGAAGAAATGCGGAAGGAGTTTATGGATATTGGGGAAGACCTTTTGCGATTATGGTTCGATTCCCTGATCAGCTTTTCGATACGACACCGCCACCAATGGCATTTTTAAATCAGAGTCTACTTATTTTAGCATCTGTAGTGATTATTCTGATTTCAATACAGATTTGGAAGAGGAGGCGGATGTAA